The following are encoded in a window of Pseudomonas sp. JQ170C genomic DNA:
- a CDS encoding CBS domain-containing protein: protein MKTVAQLLKTKAQQHHQVHTIGPDHMVLDALKLMAEKNVGALPVVEGGQVVGIVSERDYARKMVLKGRSSVGTPVSAIMSAPVITVDPHQNIEYCMNMMTNSHLRHLPVVENGELLGLLSIGDLVKEAIAEQANMILQLEQYIRGD from the coding sequence ATGAAAACCGTGGCACAGCTTCTAAAAACCAAAGCCCAGCAGCACCATCAGGTTCACACCATCGGTCCGGACCATATGGTGCTCGATGCGCTCAAGTTGATGGCTGAAAAGAACGTCGGCGCGTTGCCGGTGGTCGAGGGCGGGCAAGTGGTGGGGATCGTCAGTGAGCGCGACTATGCGCGCAAGATGGTGCTCAAGGGCCGCTCTTCGGTCGGTACACCGGTCAGCGCGATCATGAGCGCGCCGGTGATCACGGTGGACCCGCACCAGAACATCGAGTACTGCATGAACATGATGACCAACAGCCACCTGCGTCACCTGCCGGTGGTGGAGAACGGTGAGCTGCTGGGCCTGCTGTCGATCGGTGACCTGGTAAAAGAGGCCATCGCCGAGCAGGCCAACATGATCCTGCAACTGGAACAGTACATTCGCGGCGATTGA
- a CDS encoding DUF3857 domain-containing transglutaminase family protein — translation MKCLALTPARLAGMFCCLFMFSLAQAKDDGTDPSVTIEKDIQRTVVAEDGSFETTQELVTLINEERAIQYRAQHSLYYNRTLESLDVLQAYTQKPDGRKVMVGAEQIKEQQEQQSAQAPMFHDSLVKVVIFPDVAVGDRLVLNVKKQRKTPLFPGQFEDLAMPQFHPTKQFTQIYDLPANLKLHADARGFKAVAPKTAAGRTVYQWDYVQGDNARIEMGAVAYSDYGKYLAVSTFDDYSNFAKAYAARAKTEVTPAIRELAVSLTAKLDNPRDKALALGDWVRRNIRYVAVYIGAGSVVPHAADTVLSNRYGDCKDHVALLEALLAAVDIDSTPALINLGNAYALPTVPTLGVINHVITYIPNLDLYLDSTVESIASGFLPVPVLDKPTLLTRTGTLGHTPATQLSKVENSTTFTVASSGAADFRHVSKIDGWAAELNRWGVRNMTPAQRDLMVQQILANYGQTGSGKTRSGDLEGSGAFEVQIDGRSENLANLPGPIGVPTLTSLAGGIAQNVFGFVAEKQRTQPFGCISGVNEEQARYEFPADVKILAAPKSVTLKDAFIDYTAEYIQQGNSVVVKRRMDFHYPKAVCSVADYEKMKPVVDAMLNDLNSQVIVHKS, via the coding sequence ATGAAGTGCCTCGCTTTGACCCCGGCCCGCCTGGCCGGGATGTTCTGCTGTCTGTTCATGTTCTCCCTGGCCCAGGCCAAGGATGACGGCACCGACCCCTCTGTCACCATTGAAAAGGATATTCAACGCACCGTGGTTGCCGAAGACGGCAGCTTCGAGACCACGCAGGAGCTGGTCACCCTGATCAACGAAGAGCGCGCCATCCAGTACCGCGCCCAGCATTCGCTGTACTACAACCGCACCCTGGAAAGCCTCGATGTGCTCCAGGCCTATACCCAGAAGCCCGACGGCCGCAAGGTGATGGTCGGCGCCGAGCAGATCAAGGAGCAGCAGGAGCAACAGTCGGCACAGGCGCCGATGTTCCATGACAGCCTGGTGAAGGTGGTGATCTTCCCGGACGTGGCGGTGGGCGACCGGCTGGTGCTGAACGTCAAGAAGCAGCGCAAGACGCCGCTGTTCCCCGGCCAGTTTGAAGACCTGGCGATGCCGCAGTTCCACCCCACCAAGCAGTTCACCCAGATCTACGATCTGCCGGCGAACCTCAAGCTGCATGCCGACGCCAGAGGCTTCAAGGCTGTCGCGCCCAAGACCGCTGCCGGGCGCACCGTCTATCAGTGGGACTATGTGCAGGGCGACAATGCCCGTATCGAAATGGGCGCCGTGGCGTACTCGGATTACGGCAAGTACCTGGCCGTTTCCACCTTCGATGACTACAGCAACTTTGCCAAAGCCTATGCGGCGCGGGCCAAGACCGAGGTCACGCCGGCCATTCGCGAGCTGGCCGTTTCGCTGACCGCCAAGCTCGACAACCCGCGGGACAAGGCCCTGGCCCTGGGCGACTGGGTGCGTCGCAACATTCGCTATGTGGCGGTGTACATCGGCGCCGGCAGCGTTGTGCCCCACGCCGCCGATACCGTGCTCAGCAACCGCTATGGCGACTGCAAGGACCATGTCGCCCTGCTCGAAGCCCTGCTGGCCGCCGTGGACATCGACAGCACCCCGGCACTGATCAACCTGGGCAATGCCTATGCCTTGCCCACCGTCCCCACCCTGGGGGTGATCAACCATGTGATCACCTACATCCCGAACCTGGACCTGTACCTGGACTCCACCGTCGAATCCATCGCCAGCGGTTTCCTGCCGGTGCCGGTGCTGGACAAACCCACCCTGCTCACCCGCACCGGGACGCTGGGCCACACCCCGGCCACTCAATTGAGCAAGGTCGAGAACAGCACCACCTTCACCGTGGCCAGCAGCGGCGCTGCCGACTTCCGGCATGTCTCGAAAATCGATGGCTGGGCAGCGGAGCTCAACCGCTGGGGCGTTCGCAACATGACCCCGGCCCAGCGCGACCTGATGGTCCAGCAGATTCTCGCCAACTACGGCCAGACCGGTAGCGGCAAGACCCGCAGCGGCGACCTGGAAGGCAGCGGTGCCTTCGAGGTGCAGATCGACGGTCGCAGCGAGAACCTGGCAAACCTGCCCGGCCCGATCGGCGTACCGACCCTCACCAGCCTGGCCGGCGGCATCGCTCAGAACGTGTTCGGTTTTGTCGCCGAGAAGCAGCGCACCCAGCCCTTCGGCTGTATCTCGGGGGTGAACGAGGAACAGGCCCGCTACGAATTCCCGGCTGATGTGAAGATTCTGGCCGCGCCAAAGTCGGTGACGCTCAAAGACGCGTTCATTGACTACACCGCCGAGTACATTCAGCAAGGCAACAGCGTGGTGGTCAAACGCCGCATGGACTTCCACTACCCCAAGGCGGTGTGCAGCGTTGCCGACTACGAGAAGATGAAGCCTGTGGTAGACGCCATGCTCAATGACCTGAACAGCCAGGTGATCGTGCACAAGAGCTGA
- a CDS encoding VWA domain-containing protein, whose amino-acid sequence MQRVLRDTQANQDAAAALEQTVGLIDQHFPPSIAHLYAKPRQGRDGVLEWWTALEGQPHLYASLERQQQAVLLQRYEERQAAVQQLAQELDRRGQGAAAQALNKLIGAPDLNNLYSINGEPLVVRWGQPQPSPAPVAPKPPAPPVTAPRPAPAPPPPRPVRVRRPLVLWPWLLGLLLLALLYGLYLWWPSLRQLWSTLPPEAQVCTPNGNFQASEFAVVLDTSGSMDERIRVKRENEAWYITVLRRVPLVEEFLPYDTNERVSRMDVAKSSLTTVIQNLDQGIDMRLVTFDGCRTPVDHGVFDPSQRSDLTQRISQLQPQGGTALGISLEAAAAKMNGRDRDGMIIMFVDGSDSCGQSVCAVSRQIAEQQPRLRINIVNISASSGSNCAAKNTGGRVYTANDAAAVASALQEASQEVSSASGCN is encoded by the coding sequence ATGCAACGAGTACTGCGCGACACCCAGGCCAACCAGGACGCCGCCGCGGCGCTTGAGCAGACGGTGGGGCTCATTGACCAGCACTTTCCGCCCAGCATCGCCCACCTGTACGCCAAGCCCCGCCAGGGCCGGGACGGCGTGCTGGAATGGTGGACGGCGCTGGAAGGCCAGCCGCACCTGTACGCCAGCCTCGAGCGCCAGCAACAGGCGGTGCTGCTGCAGCGCTACGAAGAACGCCAGGCGGCGGTCCAGCAACTGGCCCAGGAGCTCGACCGGCGCGGTCAGGGCGCGGCAGCCCAGGCACTGAACAAACTGATCGGCGCCCCGGACCTGAACAACTTGTACAGCATCAATGGCGAGCCGCTGGTGGTGCGCTGGGGCCAGCCGCAGCCCTCGCCAGCACCGGTGGCGCCCAAGCCCCCTGCACCGCCCGTGACAGCACCCAGGCCCGCCCCAGCACCGCCGCCGCCCCGCCCGGTACGTGTGCGTCGGCCGTTGGTGCTATGGCCCTGGCTGCTGGGCCTGTTGCTGCTCGCCCTACTCTACGGGCTGTACCTGTGGTGGCCGTCGTTGCGCCAGCTATGGTCAACCCTCCCCCCAGAAGCCCAGGTCTGTACGCCGAACGGCAACTTCCAGGCGTCGGAGTTCGCCGTGGTGCTCGACACCTCGGGGTCGATGGATGAGCGGATCCGGGTCAAGCGCGAAAACGAGGCGTGGTACATCACCGTGCTGCGCCGGGTACCGCTGGTGGAGGAGTTCTTGCCCTATGACACCAACGAGCGAGTCTCGCGCATGGATGTCGCCAAAAGCTCGCTCACGACCGTGATCCAGAACCTGGACCAGGGCATCGACATGCGCCTGGTGACCTTCGATGGTTGCCGCACGCCCGTGGATCATGGGGTGTTCGACCCCTCGCAGCGGAGCGACCTGACCCAGCGCATCAGTCAACTGCAGCCTCAGGGCGGGACCGCGCTGGGCATCAGCCTGGAAGCGGCCGCGGCAAAAATGAACGGCCGTGACCGCGACGGGATGATCATCATGTTCGTCGACGGCAGCGACAGCTGTGGGCAAAGCGTGTGCGCCGTGTCACGCCAGATTGCCGAACAACAACCGCGGCTGCGCATCAACATCGTCAACATCAGCGCCAGCTCCGGCTCCAATTGTGCGGCCAAAAACACGGGCGGCCGGGTGTACACCGCCAACGATGCCGCCGCCGTGGCATCCGCATTGCAGGAGGCCAGCCAGGAAGTTTCCAGCGCATCGGGGTGCAATTGA
- a CDS encoding aminoacyl-tRNA deacylase — MRMAKTLQQCLDKAGCDYDIVPHAHSSTSLESARMAGVPAERVAKSVMLDDRHGNYLMAVLPANRHLDMSKVQATGQWHMTSESNLPHLFGDCERGAIPAMGDAYSIKMLVDPTLTRQGDIYVEAGDHDHLIHMNMAQYLKLVPSAEVREVC, encoded by the coding sequence ATGCGTATGGCAAAAACGCTGCAGCAATGCCTGGACAAGGCTGGCTGCGACTACGACATCGTTCCTCACGCGCACTCATCCACCAGCCTTGAGTCGGCGCGCATGGCTGGCGTACCCGCCGAGCGGGTGGCCAAGTCGGTCATGCTCGACGACCGCCACGGCAATTACCTGATGGCTGTGCTGCCCGCCAACCGTCACCTGGACATGAGCAAGGTCCAGGCCACCGGCCAGTGGCACATGACCTCGGAAAGCAACCTGCCTCACTTGTTTGGCGATTGCGAACGCGGCGCCATCCCGGCGATGGGTGATGCCTATTCGATCAAGATGCTGGTCGACCCGACCCTCACTCGTCAGGGCGACATCTACGTCGAGGCTGGCGATCACGACCACCTGATCCACATGAACATGGCGCAGTACTTGAAACTGGTGCCGAGCGCCGAAGTGCGTGAGGTTTGCTGA
- a CDS encoding DUF2789 domain-containing protein produces MEAPNHKFSELFKQLGLPDDPVGIDQFITSHSPLKGDIKLVDAPFWTPAQKAFLQESVNEDADWAVMFDQLNEALRNKR; encoded by the coding sequence ATGGAAGCACCCAACCATAAGTTCTCTGAATTGTTCAAACAGCTGGGCCTGCCCGACGATCCGGTCGGTATCGACCAGTTCATCACCAGCCATTCGCCGCTCAAGGGCGACATAAAACTGGTGGATGCGCCGTTCTGGACACCGGCCCAGAAGGCCTTTCTGCAGGAAAGCGTTAACGAGGATGCCGACTGGGCGGTGATGTTCGACCAGCTCAACGAGGCCCTGCGAAATAAACGCTGA
- a CDS encoding formylglycine-generating enzyme family protein, whose translation MPEADDVVLPMPCEGAMVFRKVLIPLAGPLDDYPINIGQDSAEFGYVEQTRPAFIAGSFTSAKSDKSRYYLMAKYEMTQLQYKALMDESCPAPSNKLRLPVVSISWLDALQAADKYNRWLRANAAAKLPSEDGAHGFLRLPTETEWEFAARGGLQVSTAEFRDGRYPMPEGLNAYEWFAGAQSANGKLQLSGLLKPNPLGLHDMLGNASEMMFEPFRLNKLDRQHGQAGGYVVRGGNYLTAEGQLRTALRQEEPYYNDQGPVSKKTNGLRLALVSPTLTSRERVNSIEKSWSTLGNDQPSSNPKDKGTVKALEDLASSVEDQGLKDQLKTVENQLRASNQQQQEARDQAIRASLNLGAFLCTKMLDDGQYLDFLQKNYAANCKAGEEDPTCGMRKTKLDEQGDRLHKLSRYYASSLVDAGSLYGQSLLEAQVPVLEGVLSANKNLSELTPYLKTHWANQAAFLKTQKIDINAWLNSCKAVTH comes from the coding sequence ATGCCCGAAGCCGATGATGTGGTGCTGCCAATGCCCTGCGAAGGCGCGATGGTGTTTCGCAAGGTATTGATCCCCCTGGCCGGCCCCCTGGATGACTACCCGATCAACATCGGCCAGGACAGCGCCGAGTTCGGCTACGTGGAGCAGACCCGACCGGCCTTTATCGCCGGCAGCTTCACCAGCGCCAAGAGCGACAAGTCTCGTTATTACTTGATGGCCAAGTACGAGATGACCCAGCTGCAATACAAGGCGCTGATGGACGAAAGCTGCCCTGCTCCGTCCAACAAACTGCGCCTGCCGGTGGTGTCGATCAGTTGGCTGGATGCCCTGCAGGCCGCCGACAAATACAACCGCTGGCTGCGTGCCAATGCCGCCGCCAAGCTGCCCAGCGAAGACGGCGCCCACGGCTTTCTGCGCCTGCCCACCGAGACCGAATGGGAGTTCGCCGCCCGTGGCGGCCTGCAGGTCAGCACCGCCGAATTCCGCGACGGTCGCTACCCGATGCCCGAGGGCTTGAACGCCTACGAATGGTTCGCCGGTGCCCAATCGGCCAATGGCAAGTTGCAGCTCAGCGGCCTGCTCAAGCCCAACCCATTGGGCCTGCACGACATGCTCGGCAACGCCAGCGAGATGATGTTCGAGCCCTTCCGCCTGAACAAACTGGACCGCCAGCACGGCCAGGCCGGCGGTTATGTGGTGCGCGGTGGCAACTACCTGACCGCCGAAGGCCAGTTGCGCACGGCCCTGCGCCAGGAAGAGCCCTACTACAACGACCAGGGCCCGGTGAGCAAAAAAACCAATGGCCTGCGACTGGCGCTGGTGTCGCCGACGCTGACCTCCCGCGAGCGGGTCAACAGCATCGAGAAGAGCTGGAGCACGCTGGGCAACGATCAGCCGTCGAGCAACCCGAAAGACAAAGGCACCGTCAAAGCCCTGGAGGACCTGGCCTCCAGCGTCGAGGACCAGGGCCTGAAGGATCAGCTCAAGACAGTGGAAAACCAGCTGCGCGCCAGCAACCAGCAACAGCAGGAAGCCCGTGATCAGGCGATCCGCGCCAGCCTCAACCTGGGCGCCTTCCTCTGCACCAAGATGCTCGATGACGGCCAGTACCTGGATTTCCTGCAAAAGAACTACGCCGCCAACTGCAAGGCCGGTGAAGAAGACCCGACCTGCGGCATGCGCAAGACCAAGCTGGACGAACAAGGCGACCGCCTGCACAAGCTCAGCCGCTACTACGCAAGCTCCCTGGTGGACGCCGGATCGCTCTATGGCCAGTCCCTGCTGGAGGCTCAGGTTCCGGTACTCGAAGGGGTGCTGAGCGCCAACAAGAACCTCAGCGAGCTGACGCCTTATCTGAAGACCCACTGGGCCAACCAGGCGGCGTTCCTCAAGACCCAGAAAATCGACATCAACGCCTGGCTCAACAGCTGCAAGGCCGTGACCCATTGA